Within the Mucilaginibacter sp. CSA2-8R genome, the region AGCCTCAAAGCAGGCGGCTCCGGACTAAATTTGACTGCTGCCGATTATGTATACCTGATGGAACCCTGGTGGAACCCGGCTATCGAAAACCAGGCTATCGACCGCATTTACCGCATCGGTCAGAAAAAGAATGTGGTGGCCGTACGCCTGATTTGCCCTGACACGGTTGAAGAGAAGATGATGATTTTGCAACAGAGTAAAAAAGAGCTTACCAATATCCTTATTAGTACGGGTAATCCGGTTAGTAAACTTTCACAAAGCGATTTGTTGAGTTTGTTAAAGCCTTTGTAGCAGCGTAACTAATTTGTTGCCGGAATTCCAAGGTTTCCATTTTTAGTTTTTGCAGCTACTAAGCGTCTTTATCTATTATTCATAAGTATCTGATAAATAATAGATAAAGATGCTTATGTTTACTCACCGGCCGAAATTTTGCCCGTAAACTTTGATGATGCAATTATGCATTAATTGCAATTAAATTGCTGTAAGCGCCGTTACTCTAATATATACTTGTGGTTTTCATAGCCATAAGTTTTAATTTTACGCAAACTATATCCCTATGCAATTATCAACAAAAGCTGTTCTGCTGGCCGGTTTATGTACTGCTTTAACTGTGTCATCATGCAAAACTAAAAAAGCCGTAGTTAAGCCTGCCGAGCCGGCAGTGGCAGCACCGGCTACTCCTCCGCCACCGCCGCCGGCACCGGCAGAAACGCCTAAAGAAGAACCAGCTCCGCCTCCAGCAAAGCCAAACTTTAACTTTAGCAATATCCAGTTCGAGTTTAACTCGGGCGTGTTAAAAACAAGCTCTTACGGTACGCTCGACAAAATTGCAGCCGAGATGAAAAAAGACCCGAACGCCAAATTCATGATCAACGGGCACTCCTCAGCCGAGGGCAGTGCTGCCCATAACCAGTCGTTATCTGAAGACCGAGCAAATGCGGTGAAAGGATATTTAACCAACGCAGGTATTAATGGCGGTAACCTTGAGGTGAAAGGCTGGGGCGAAAGCAAACCCTTAACCAATAATACATCCGAAGAAGGCCGTAGCCTTAACCGGAGGGTAGAAATCAAAGTGATGTAATTACAACATACTGAAATATTAAAACGGCTCTGCTTTAATTAAGGCAGGGCCGTTTTTATTTTGTAAAGCTTGTTTTAGATAAGGGACATCAAGAAAAAACATATCTAAAATCATTTCTTAATGTACGTTAAGAGTAAACGGTTCTGTTGTGCCGACATTTGAATCATCAAATAA harbors:
- a CDS encoding OmpA family protein, encoding MQLSTKAVLLAGLCTALTVSSCKTKKAVVKPAEPAVAAPATPPPPPPAPAETPKEEPAPPPAKPNFNFSNIQFEFNSGVLKTSSYGTLDKIAAEMKKDPNAKFMINGHSSAEGSAAHNQSLSEDRANAVKGYLTNAGINGGNLEVKGWGESKPLTNNTSEEGRSLNRRVEIKVM